The DNA segment CGGTCACCGGGACACAGGCGACACCCTTCGGGTGCTGCTGGTGGATGATCAGCCGCTGCTGCGAATGGGATTCCGTCTCATCCTGGAAGGAGAGGACGGCCTCGTCATCGTCGGGGAAGCCTCCAACGGGACGGAGGGGGTGCGGATGGCCGCCGCGCTTAAACCCGACGTCGTCCTGATGGATGTCAGGATGCCGATCATGGATGGGATCGAAGCGACCCGCCTGATCACTGGATCGGGCTCTTGTTCCCGCATCATCATCCTCACCACCTTCGACCTCGACGAGTACGCGTTTGCCGGCCTCCAGGCCGGCGCCTCGGCGTTCCTGCTCAAGGATGTTGGCCCCGATGAACTGGTGCACGCCGTGCGGGTGGTTGCCAGTGGGGACGCCGTGGTGGCCCCGCGGGTGACGCGCCGCCTGCTGGAAACTTATGTCCGGTCCCTGCCTCCGCACGCGGCACGTCCGGCAGCCGACCCGCTGTTGGACGACCTGACCCCGCGGGAACGCGAAGTGCTCGGGGCGATCGCGGAGGGGCTCTCCAACGCGGAGCTCGCCCAGAAGTTCTTCCTCTCCGAGGCCACCGTGAAGACTCACGTCCGGCGGATCTTCACCAAGCTGCACCTCCGGGACCGGGTACAGGCCGTCGTGTACGCCTATGAGTCGGGCCTGGTGGTTCCGAGCCAGGGGTTGGATTACTGAGCCTTGGTAGGCTCGGGTCCATGACTGCCCTTCAGCACATTACTGATCTCGGTGCCTACATCGGTGCCTCTCCGTCGAGTTTTCATGCCGCGGCCGAGGGCGCCGCCCGGCTGGAGGCCGCGGGGTTCGTGCGCCTGGAGGAAGCCGAGGCCTGGACCGCGCAGGCCGGTAAATATCTGGTGGTGCGCGACGGTGCACTGATCGCCTGGGTCACCCCGGCGGACGCGACCGCGGTGACCGGTTTCCACATCCTTGGCGCCCACACCGACTCACCGGGGTTCAAGCTCAAACCCAAGCCCACCACGGGGCGGCACGGCTGGCTGCAGGCCGGCGTCGAAGTTTACGGTGGCCCCCTACTCAACTCCTGGCTCGACCGGGAGTTGGCACTCGCCGGCCGACTGGTCACCCACGACGGGGCCGAGCACCTCGTCTCTACCCCACCCCTGCTGCGCTTCCCCCAGCTGGCAATCCACCTGGACCGCACGGTCAATGACGGGCTCACCCTGGACAAGCAGCAGCACATGAACCCCGTCTGGGGGGTGGGCGACCCGCGTGACGCTGACCTTCTGGAACTCCTGGCCGACACCGCGGGCATTGCTGCCGACGACGTTGGCGGGTACGACGTCGTCGTCGCCGATACCCAGCCCGGCAGTATCTTCGGTGCGGACGACGCGTTCTTCGCCGCTGGCCGGTTGGACAACCTTTCCTCGGTACACGCTGGCCTGGTGGCGCTGATTGCCGCCGGCGCGACGGCGTCTGCTGGCGGGCCGATCGCTGTGCTGGCCGCCTTCGATCACGAGGAAGTGGGCAGCGCCTCCCGGTCCGGCGCGAGCGGCCCGTTCCTCGAGGACGTGCTGCACCGGATTTCCGGCGGGCTCGGGGCAGACGCCGAGGAGCGACGGAGGGCGCTGGCCACATCGTTCTGCGTCTCGGCCGACGCCGGTCACGCGGTGCACCCCAACTACGCCGAACGCCATGATCCAGCCAACCGTCCTATCCTCGGCGGCGGGCCGTTGCTGAAGATCAACGCCAATCAGCGCTACACCACCGACGCCCCCGGTGCCGCCTACTGGGCGCGACTGTGCCGGGACGCGGAGGTGCCCTACCAGGAGTTCGTTTCGAACAACGTGATGCCGTGCGGGTCGACCATTGGCCCACTGACCGCCACCCGGTTGGGGATCCGGACCATCGACGTCGGCACGCCCCTGCTCTCAATGCATTCGGCCCGGGAACTGTGCTCACCGCTGGACCCCCACCGTCTGGCCACCGCAACCGAACTGTTCTTCAGTCTCCCCGCCTAGCAGTTATCCACACGGTTCGGCCCGACGGCGATTCTCCGGTAACATTGATAAGTCTGTGCTGATGCCGGTGCCCGTTTTGGGACGACGCGTCAGGCAGGTCAACGCAAATAGAACCTCCTGTTACGGAAAGACCGTGACCGTTTAGCCCAGAGGAGGTGGGTTCACAAATGCGTGCATATGAATTGATGGTAATCATCGACCCCGATGTCGAGGAACGTACCGTCGAGCCTTCGCTCGAGAAGTTCCTGAATGTCGTCCGCAACGGCGGCGGCACCGTAGACAAGGTAGACCTGTGGGGACGTCGTCGCCTGGCCTACGAAATCAAGAAGAAGGCTGAAGGTTTCTACGCCGTAGTCAACTTCACTGCCACCCCGGCGATCGCTGCCGAACTTGACCGCCAGCTGAGCCTCAACGAGACGATCATGCGTACCAAGATCATCCGTCCCGAGGAGCAGAAGGTCTCAGCCGAGTAGTTTCGGCTCAGCTTCACAGATGAGGACAGGCCCACCGTAGTGGGCTGTGACAGTAGGAGGCACCATGGCAGGCGAGACCATCATTACGGTCGTCGGTAATCTCACCAGCGATCCCGAACTTCGTTTCACCCCGTCAGGCTCGGCGGTGGCTAATTTCACCATCGCGTCGACGCCGCGGACCTTCGACCGTCAGACCAATGAGTGGAAGGACGGCGAAACGCTGTTCCTTCGCGCGTCGGTGTGGCGTGAAGCGGCTGAGAACGTTGCGGAGACCCTGACAAAGGGCACCCGTGTCGTCGCTCAGGGCCGACTCAAGTCACGTTCGTACGACACCAAAGAAGGCGAAAAGCGCACTGTCATGGAACTTGAGGTGGACGAGGTCGGTCCATCCCTGCGCTATGCGTCAGCGAAGGTCACCCGCACCCAGCGCTCCGGCGGTGGCGGCGGAGGTAACTTCGGCGGCAACAGCGGCGGCGGTAACAACTCCAACTCAGGTTGGGGCGGCGGCCAGCAGGGCGGCCAGCAGGCTCAGCAGCCAGCTGACGACCCATGGGGCGCACCCGCGGGGGGCAACTCTTCCGGAGGTAACTCTTCCGGCTGGGGCAACGGTCCGGACTCGTCCGAACCTCCCTTCTAACCCTTCCTTACCCGGCAGGACCGCCCGTTTCGGTAGCGGCGACCCGCCAAGTAATTCCCATCCCGCAGAATCGTTCTGCGGGCTCCACCAGACATAAGGAGCACCACGATGGCTAAGGCTGAACTTCGTAAGCCCAAACCAAAGTCCAATCCCCTGAAGGCCGCTGACGTCACCGTCATCGACTACAAGGACGTAGCGTTGCTGCGTAAGTTCATTTCCGACCGCGGAAAGATCCGTGCCCGCCGCGTGACCGGTGTCACCGTGCAGGAGCAGCGCAAAATTGCGCAGGCAATCAAGAATGCCCGTGAAGTTGCCCTCCTGCCGTACTCCGGCGCAGGCCGCGGTTAAGGAAAGGAACCCAACCCAATGGCAAAGCTCATTTTGACCCATGAAGTAACCGGTCTTGGTGCTGCAGGCGACATTGTCGAGGTAAAGAACGGTTACGCACGTAACTTTCTTCTGCCCCGCGGTTTCGCTCTCACCTGGACCAAGGGCGGCGAGAAGCAGGTCGAGTCGATCAAGGCCGCCCGCGTCGCACGCGAGCACTCAACGCTCGAAGATGCCCAGAAGCAGGCAGCTGCACTCTCCGCCAAGCCGGTCACGCTGACCGTCAAGGCTGGTGAGTCCGGGCGCCTGTTCGGCACCGTCAAGGCCGAGGACGTCGCAAAGGCTGTCGCGGCCGCAGGCCTCGGCACCATCGACAAGCGCAAGGTCGAACTGCCCGCCCACATCAAGTCGGTCGGCGCCTACCAGGCGAACGTTCGCCTGCACGATGATGTTGCAGCAGTCATTGACCTGAACGTCGTCGCCAACTAGTTCACCGCTGTTCACTCAGCACCACTAGCTGGTCGCACAGTTCGACTGGAGGGACCCCCGCTAACTGCGGGGGTCCCTTTTGTCGTCCCCGGGCTGGTCGGGGGGCTGGTCGGTGACAT comes from the Arthrobacter sp. CAN_C5 genome and includes:
- a CDS encoding response regulator transcription factor, which codes for MSEAPEHIITDGHRDTGDTLRVLLVDDQPLLRMGFRLILEGEDGLVIVGEASNGTEGVRMAAALKPDVVLMDVRMPIMDGIEATRLITGSGSCSRIIILTTFDLDEYAFAGLQAGASAFLLKDVGPDELVHAVRVVASGDAVVAPRVTRRLLETYVRSLPPHAARPAADPLLDDLTPREREVLGAIAEGLSNAELAQKFFLSEATVKTHVRRIFTKLHLRDRVQAVVYAYESGLVVPSQGLDY
- a CDS encoding M18 family aminopeptidase, producing the protein MTALQHITDLGAYIGASPSSFHAAAEGAARLEAAGFVRLEEAEAWTAQAGKYLVVRDGALIAWVTPADATAVTGFHILGAHTDSPGFKLKPKPTTGRHGWLQAGVEVYGGPLLNSWLDRELALAGRLVTHDGAEHLVSTPPLLRFPQLAIHLDRTVNDGLTLDKQQHMNPVWGVGDPRDADLLELLADTAGIAADDVGGYDVVVADTQPGSIFGADDAFFAAGRLDNLSSVHAGLVALIAAGATASAGGPIAVLAAFDHEEVGSASRSGASGPFLEDVLHRISGGLGADAEERRRALATSFCVSADAGHAVHPNYAERHDPANRPILGGGPLLKINANQRYTTDAPGAAYWARLCRDAEVPYQEFVSNNVMPCGSTIGPLTATRLGIRTIDVGTPLLSMHSARELCSPLDPHRLATATELFFSLPA
- the rpsF gene encoding 30S ribosomal protein S6; protein product: MRAYELMVIIDPDVEERTVEPSLEKFLNVVRNGGGTVDKVDLWGRRRLAYEIKKKAEGFYAVVNFTATPAIAAELDRQLSLNETIMRTKIIRPEEQKVSAE
- a CDS encoding single-stranded DNA-binding protein, whose translation is MAGETIITVVGNLTSDPELRFTPSGSAVANFTIASTPRTFDRQTNEWKDGETLFLRASVWREAAENVAETLTKGTRVVAQGRLKSRSYDTKEGEKRTVMELEVDEVGPSLRYASAKVTRTQRSGGGGGGNFGGNSGGGNNSNSGWGGGQQGGQQAQQPADDPWGAPAGGNSSGGNSSGWGNGPDSSEPPF
- the rpsR gene encoding 30S ribosomal protein S18, which encodes MAKAELRKPKPKSNPLKAADVTVIDYKDVALLRKFISDRGKIRARRVTGVTVQEQRKIAQAIKNAREVALLPYSGAGRG
- the rplI gene encoding 50S ribosomal protein L9, whose amino-acid sequence is MAKLILTHEVTGLGAAGDIVEVKNGYARNFLLPRGFALTWTKGGEKQVESIKAARVAREHSTLEDAQKQAAALSAKPVTLTVKAGESGRLFGTVKAEDVAKAVAAAGLGTIDKRKVELPAHIKSVGAYQANVRLHDDVAAVIDLNVVAN